gggttggacaaaagtgtagacaagagaaactataCGCTATAGTGTTCTCcaaggtagtgcctctaacaagaagttagaagaagtttttggtgttctttgttgttttgtgagtttgtgtactaagaagaaaattaagaggtataatattgtgttatatgtttgttttctttgttgttctgtgagtttgtgtattaagaagaaaattaagaggtataatattgtgttatatgtttgtttaaagtaactgtgggaaagtgtgagcgtggctgtaagggtgagactgtggagtgtggatccgcggatcggagtgacagagttgaataattgtgtattgtactgtgggtaattacaccatggcaactaagttaactcggttgtttaaaagtaaaagcttggGTAATCTTGtgttaaatgataaaatcccgaaaaattctccattgggATGTTTACTGGCGCATTGGGGGGATTTATATGAGGATTTGccaaagagccagatgattgaatattgtaataattggtggccactatatatatattagaaaatcaggaaaagtggcccacgaatgggacactgaattataacactattttgcagttaatgctgtattgtaaaagagaagggaaatggaataaaatgccatatgtggatttgttcttttatttaagacaaaaaaaggatTGGCAGGgtgaatgtaagctaactattagagataatttagtaatggctataacttctgataataagaaagtggaaaaaatgttgtttaaattgtgaggttgggagtggatacaggagcgacattttttattaaatacctgtaaaggaaaaactggaacaaaaacaggccattcctgcaacccctggatttgaaatttggaaataagataattacacatgattttttgtatgtaccagtATGTCCGGTACCCttgttaggaagagatttgttatctaaattaaatgcacagattgtttttgacgaaggagaacttttcttgaaaatacctgagtcaaaaacgggagaaatcctgacgatacaagaaaaggtaaaggaacaagaaattccaccggaggtggatttggcagtgatccctactgtatgggagaCAGATATTCCTCGTAAatcgaaactagcagaaccagttaaaatagatttgaaggaaggcgcaggaacagtgagaattaaacaatatccaatcaaaccggaagtgagacaggaattgaagaaatggattgataaatttttggagtataaaattttggaagaatgtgaatctgagtataatactcctattttaccagtcagaaaacctttgggtgaatatagactggtacaagacttgagagcagcaaatcaaatagttaaggatatttatcctgtggtagcaaacccttatacactgttaacagcattgagggagaattatcagtggtttacagtgcttgattttaaagatgctttcttctgtatacctttggaaaagaaaagcagaaaactgtttgcttttgaatgggaaaatcctcaaaccgagcaaaagatgcagctgacatggactagattaccccaaggatttaaaaacagtccaactatttttggaaatcatttagcaaaggaacttgaaatctggaaacaggacaaaccaagacctgggcatttactcctacaatatgtggatgacatattgatagctacagaagaaagacctacctgtatacaggtgactattgaccccttgaatttcctgggactaaatgggtataaggtatccaggaagaaagcccagatagcctgccagactgtgatatatctgggctttgagatttcaaaaggacaacgacaattaggaaaaaatcgcaaagaagctatttgtggtatacctgagccgagaaatattcatgaactcagagcattttggggaatgactgggtggtgtcgcctttggatcatgaactatgggctaatagctaaaccgctgtacgaggcccaaaagaaccctccctttgtatggggcccacaacaacaaaaggcttttgtagagttgaagcgtgccttaatgtctgcacctgccttgggactgccggatctaaccaaagatttccagctgtttgtacatgaaaggcaacaccttgcaccgggcgtgttaacccagaggataggaagctggaaacgaccagtcggatatttctctaaacaactggacacagtgagtaaagggtggccaaactgcctgCGAGCAGTGgccgcaacagtgatgctcatacgagaagctcggaaattgactttgggaagaacaataacagtctatgtgccacacatggtgataactgtcctagaacagaaggggggacactggctgtctcccagccgaatgatgaagcaccaggtggtattgactgaacaggatgatgtgattctaaagacaactaacctggtaaatcctgcagtgtttttaagttccatacaggaagaaggacgactggaacatgattgcttggctaccatcgagtatgtttattccagtcgtgaagatctgaaggatgtgccattggagagaccagactgggaactgtatactgatggaagcagctttatggaacaaggagtccgatacgccagatatgcggtaacaacagagactacagtcatagaagcaggagcattggcgagtaccacatcagcccaaaaggcggaactcatcgctttaattcgagccttagaaCTAAGCAACgacaagagagtaaatatctggactgattcaaaatatgcctttggggtagtgcatgtccatggagctttgtggaaagagagggggttattgtcctctcaaggatcaaacattaagcatcaaacagagATTTTacgattattgcaagcagttcaaaagccagatcaagtagcaatcatgcactgtacGGCACACCAGACTggcaatacaaaaataatagctgggaataatttagctgatagaacagcaaaaagggtagcaaagaaacaagcattgcaaatggcaataattccttctaaaacagtaacccttcccagggagaaaccgagatattcagaggaagatgacaaatcgggtcagttattaaatgctaagaaaaacttagcgggatggtggataactcctaatggacaggtagtaattccacctcctgtgatgagagagataattcaaacgagacatcaagaatgtcactggggagcagaagccttagtaacatctttGGGAAAGcaagtaatatcagttaagatgttgggaatagctaatacggtaactgcaaagtgtgaagtacGTTTGAAAACcaatccagtgattaagaaaaaggttcaaatgggcagactgaaatctggtacagaacctggagattattggcaagtagatttttcagagctgcctagacaaaatgggtaccaGTATATCCTGGTaagggttgatacttttacaggatggccagaagcccttccctgtcgcaccacacaagcaaaaagaggttgtgaagtggttattacaagaaataattccgagatttggagttcctattggaatttcctctgacagaggtccacactttgttgctgaagtagtccaaagtgttagcaaagtattgggtattaattggtATTTGCATGCGTCTTGGAGGCCacaatctagtgggaaagtggaaaggatgaatcaaacattaaaacgacaaataagtagaatttgtcaagaaaccagtctaaagtggcctcaggcacttccattggcattattatgaaacagggtacagccaaagacaCAGGAGGCATTCCTTTCTCATGAAGTAGAAGACGCAAGGATCTGTGTTCCCAGACACAGGAGAAAGCACTCTAAGCAGCTGGAGTCTGCTCTGTAATTAATTGACCACTGTTAATCACCAggcagtgggggtgggggtggggggtgggctcTCAGCTTGCCATTCCCTCAGCCAGAATTCAGCAGGACCCCTTTTTCTTGCCTGATCAGAGACAGGTCACGCACATACCCCAGAGCCCAAGTGTGATTTGCACATCCCTTCTCCATCGTGACCCCcaaagctgcagtgctggggggacaGGACACGTGTCTACCCAGTCCTGCCTGCATGGAATCTCTGGTGTGTCTAATATAGAGGCTGAGCACACGCAGACTTCTCTGGGAACAAAAGGGAGGCGGGTCTGGCCTTCATCCCCCTTCCTGGCCTTGGTTCTTCACACCCCCCAGAGGTACCAAGTACTCTGGGGGCCTTTtccccccaccagctcctcAAATCCCGCTGATGTCAGCGCCGGGCTCAGCAGCTTTATTGTGAGGAGGCAGGCACCAAGCTGTGACGTGGTCTCTGCCATTTCCCAATAAAccaacttgaaataaaaaaagaaaaattatttaaaaagaagaaaactcgGGGGAAAAAGGGTGGGTTTGTGTGGAGTTTCAACAGGAAAGCCacaagaaggggagagagaaggctgaagagcctggcagtgcccaaggacCACCACCACGCAGCACCCGCAGGGACAGAATTTCTGGGGTGCGCTGAGGCTTaagagagcaggagcagcctgcgCTGGGCTGGcgaggctgtgctgctgcgcCCTGTCCCCACGCTCAcgctgctctgccctgtccccacgCTCAGCCTGACCCCGTGGCAGGGGACCTCGGGGTGCACCGCCAGTGTGAGAACACTCGTGGCTGGAAGGGAAGGCTTCTCTCCTTTGCGTATCttggagaaaaaacagaggggatggctgtttgcagcacagcaagcaAGGCGGGGGAGTAAAGGATCTGCTCCCGGCCACAGCAGGGTCCTTCTTCAGTGACCCCAAACACCTGGCTGGCTTGCaaacttaataaaaaattaGTAAATAATAACCCggaaaatgaagcaagaatAAGCTCTTTTCACTACATCATTGTAAATGCATCGACACCCAGAAATACACAAAAGGATACGCGCCAAGAGCCACCCATCAAAGAGAGGCTTCCTTCCATGCTGGGTCTCACTTTCACACTTCTTCCActccaacaaacaaaaaaacccaaaccaaaacaaaaaaagtaaaaaagaaaggaaaaaaaaaatcaccagttGATGTACAAACAGAGTCTTCCCTTTTCACAGATTTGTGGGTTCTGCCTGCCCCGATGTGGTCGGTGCGGTGCCCTTGGGAACAAACGGTAGTTGTACAAAACAGTATGAAGATTTTCTTACAAACATATGCCTGCAGTGTTtactggttgggtttttgtgtttggggttttttttaagtttcaaaacTAGGTTTTAGGTCACGAATGGCTTGCAACTTTTTTCTACAGTAAATCAGGcatatatttttagttttcgTTTTAGGAATGTGTAAGGCATTTTGGTAAGGTGACGGTAAGGTCTAGGTCACAGACTCGTCAGACTGAAGTCCCTTCCTTCACGCtgtcctcttccccctggagaaggaaaagagaggtgGGTTACTCAACTGGCTCTCAACCTTATCCTCGTGGCAGCTCAAGCATCAAAGCGTTTCACAGATGGGCCAGGTCCTGCCTTTTGAGAAGGGAGAACCATGGCCACCATCTCCTGTGCTCCCAGAGCTTCCCAAAAGCCACCCAGATGGTTTCTGGCAGCAAGTGCCACCTTGTCTCCGGTTTTCAACCACTGCCTGACACGcgcttccccctgccctccaccAGCACCAAGGGGAGGGATGGCTGCGGCCACCACAAGTACCGTTTCCTGAAGCTGTTCTTTACACTTCTTCAGtctccctttggccagttggtCCCGGGTAACCTTCAGTCGCTCCTGTAGTTCGCTTGCTGCCTGGCCCcggttctttcttttttttttttttcctagtttttcCTACATGGGAGTCAAAAGAAGGCATCTGCCTGAGTCTCCCTTGGCCGTCTGGCGACACTCCCCCCTCCAAAACATCTCGGGTCACCTCAGGTCTCCACTGAGCTGCCTCGGCGGCCACAAGCCAGCAATGCGCCACTGCTCCAGCGGCGTGCTCAGAGGCTCTACCTGGGAGGTGTCCTTTAAACACCCCTAAACCCCCAAATCCAGCCACACCCCGGTGACAATAACAAAGCCACAAGCTCTACCTCCTGCACCAAGGGCTTCAGAGTCGAGAGGGAGCACCCACGTCCTCGTGAGCACCCGCTGGCAGGGGCCACTGGGTTTCCTCTCTCACCTGAGGCTACCACCCAGCACGGTGCACCACCTAGgcttccccccccaccctcaCACCCGGCGGGAGCAGGTTTGCAGGCGCTtgcctgacctgcagctgctccatctGCCTCTCCAAGGCCGCCACTTTCATCTTCcagctcttcctcagctgctcctcttgcCGCAGCACCTCTGACTTCTCAGACAGCTCGTTCATCAGCTTGCCGCACCACTCCTGTAACCTGGCCACCTCAGCGTTTTGCCTGCACCAACAGAAGCAGCGTTATTCCAGCCCGCAGGCCAGTCAAGCATCCCTGGCGTTACCCGGGGGGAACACATCCTCCTGGTGGGCCTGGTAACAGGGCTTGAAACATCTCAACGGTTGTGTTGGCCTGTTTCTCGGACACGCCTGGTCCTTCAGGGATGGGGTGGAAGGAGCTGACACATCAATTTCAAAAGCTCCGTTTCCATCACAGGAGACATTTCTTTCTCATGAAGTAGAAGACGCAAGGATCTGTGTTCCCAGACACAGGAGAAAGCACTCTAAGCAGCTGGCGTCTGCTCTGTAATTAACTGACCACTGTTAATCACCAGCCATTTCAGACTTTCTACAAAAAGGAGCGCCAAATTCTTCTCCCTAGCTCCTGGTTGTTCTGTATGCACCAGGCAGGTCTCGCTTCTCTGCAGCACCGCTCCCATCAAAGAGCCAGCGacatttcttctgaagttgGTGAGCACAAGCTCTCCGAAGTGTGGAGAAATGCTGCAGTGCCTTCtggtcccctctgccccctccgCTAGCATCAGCACAGGTGACTCCAAAGCAGAGAGGGCTTCCCCTGCCCTTCCACTTGGGAAAAGCATCCTTGTTTCCCCTGCCAGGCCCACAGAAGCCATTTGGCAATCTCTTCCTCACTCCCTCCTCTACCTCCAGCTAGCTGGGGCGTCTGTAGAAGCACCCTCCAGAAAGGGGGTGGCCAATCATGATGGACAGCCCCCCCCCAGGGCTTGCCAGAGGGCggccccaggctctgcccccacccccacccctagTCTTACTTGCTCTCCATCTGACTTCTGATCTGGCAGAAGGCATCGCTCAGGATGGagttctcctgctgcaggcgAGCCAGCTGCGTGTCGGGGCcattctccagctgctcctgcagggtgCGGATCTAGGGAGAGACCAACAGGGGTTGATgccgctgctgccagcccctcgGCTCTCCCCTGAGGAGCCCACTCCATGGGCAAGAGGGACTGGCAAGGAAGCCACAGCGAGgtgtctgtgctgctgacagCCCCTGCGGCTGCTGCATCCCGTGAGGATGCTCCCACATCCCTCTTCTAGCGTGAGCACCACGGCTCAGGAGCACTGCGGGGCTCTCGCCCCTCCCCGAGGCTCTGGCCCCCTCGCCCACCTCGGTCTTCTCCAAAAgaccaggcagctgccaccgAGGGCCAGCCGGCAGCCAGCggaggaagctgcagagcaccgCGTGGGGCTCAccttgccctgcagctgctgcgtTTCGCTGACATGGTCCTGGTAGCTGGCCTGCACGCGTGCCTGCACCGCTGCCATCTCCTGCTCGcgggccagcagctgctccttcagCTTGCCCTCCACGGCCGTCGCCTTGGCCCGCTCGGCCGCCAGCTCCTTCGAGGAGAGAAGCCACCCGGTCAGTTTCAGCGCAGGAACCTCCCTGCTTTAAGGGGACTCGAAACAAGTGGCCTCCTGGCTCAGAAGACTCTAAGAAGTGTAACCCTTTCGGCGCTGCCCCCAGGCCCAGCTACACCCTTCCGCACTTCCATTTCCTCCTGCATTAAGCTTTGGGCTCAGTGGCCACTGGATGCCACTGTTGTTCCACACTGGGCCAGCTAAGAGACAGGAGTGACAGCCTGGAATTTTATTCCCCTCCCCGGCCCCAGGATCAATATCATCACATCAAGTTTGGggcaaagcaggaaaacaaaaaaaagaaaacacccccacaaaccaaacacaccccccctccgccccctgCCAAGGCAGGGGTGCTCTCTTGGCCGGCTGGGTGATGCCGTGCCGCTGCCCGGGGCTGCCTGCACAGGCCGGGGCTTAGCACAGCACTCAGTGCACAGGGTGGCTTcgccctctcctctcctgcctgcaggcagatggacctgctgcagcagggtcctggcggctgcggggcaggaggtgctgagcacGACGCGCCGGGGGTCCCTTCTGACTTCAACACCCAACGAGAGGTGGAGGCAAGGGGCTGAGCCAGGCAAGGGGGCTGTAAAGAGCACCAGGCTCCTTAAAAAGGGACTGATCAACACCTTCTCAGCTCAGGGGCTCTGCCAAGAGATGAGAAGGGCTTTACTGTCCTCcggaaagcagcagaaagctgcagtctCTTACGGGCACGGCTTTAGCCCCCTCCAGCTGCGGCTGCCCAACAGGGCACGTGCCTCCCCGGGCTGGATCAGGCCCAGGAGAGGAGCTCAGGTGGGCATCTCCTCCCCTTCTgggggagaaaacagcaaatggatGAAGGGCCCAGAGAACCCCTGGGCTTCACCTCCAAGGGCGGGTAAGACGCGGGGAGAGGGAGGCACACGGCGAGCCGTGAGGCGCAGAGCCCGTGCCAGGGGTGCCGGGAGGGCTGCGCGGCACTTACCTggctcagctcctccaccttgtTTCTGGCAgcggctgcagcctcctgcttgGTGGtgagctgcttctccttctcctccagctggcGTTTCAGGACAGTGACAGGGTCACCCTTCTGCTTGGCCTGCCGGCGCAGGGTGGCACATCAGCGGGGACCACCACCTCCGCATCCAACCCCTCCACCCCACACGCACAGGGTcctgccctctgccccagggaaaATTCAGCTCCTGTCTCTAAGGCTGCCCCTCGGGGGACAGCCTGCCCGAAAACGGGCTGCCTTCACCCCTCCGCACCCCCGGAGGCTTGGCCCAGCCCTGGTGGACGCGACGCTGCTGGCAGCCCTACCGCGTGCCAGGTGTCCTGGACGATGCCCGCTTTCTCCGTCAGGATCTCGATGAGCCGCTGGGCCTCCCCCTCGCCGAACACCGTGCTGCTGACCGTGGACACGAGCGTCTTGTAGGGCAGGTGGAGGGGCCCATCCGAGTCCgcaggtgctggggaggagagaggaggggttGGGAGCGCTCGAGCCAACGGCAGGGCTGAGTAGCATCGCCTCAGTTGACTTCAACCCCATAACTGCCATTTCACGCCAGCAACCGCCCAGATGTCCACAGCCAAGTTTGATACCTCTCTAACTGAAAGCAATGTGACGAGCGCTGGGGACGGCGCTCACCACAGACAAGCGTTCCCTGAGccagctgccacctctgcctggctctgctaCTGCTCCTGCCGCCCTGCCACCGCCCTCCATCACACTGATCGATTCCAGACGGAGCTGGGCACGCTTTGCTAAAGCCAGGGAGCAGAGACGTGGTGGGCATCAGAAGCTGGACTCCACTGTGACACAGCCTCGCTGGGGGACTGTCGCTCCACGCAGCGGTGCCAGTGATGCAGAGCAGCAAGGTCGTCTCCTGCCTTTCACCAGGCAGGTTCGTTCCAGCTCTTTGCTAAGGGAACGAGATGACTCCAGCCCTTCTCCGATCCCTCTGCCGGCTTACCCGACGGGGATATATGCAGAGGAACTTGGCCTTACCTGGCTCGCTCTTCTTCTTGGATGCAGCCACCTTCTTGACAGGTCCATTATGCTTCTGCTCCTCATGGGCTGGAAgaacattgcttttctttatggtGACAGAGCTGACCACTGGAGCACTTTGGTGCGCCTCTGGGACCTGTCCATTAGgtttctcttgatttttctttccttttccttttttctcaacagcttcctctttcttctttttctctttttccttctgctgagtCTTCTTAAGCCCTTTGCCTTGCTTGGCCAAGGCTTCCTCAGAAGGACGGAGGACCTTCTCCATGAAGGTGAACACCAGGAAGATCCCGATGGCTGATACCACCATCAGACCTCCAAAGAGCACGACATTCGGCATCTGAGGGTCATAGACATCCATCCTGCCTTATTCTTCTGTGCCTGCAAGACACCACAACAACAGTTAGTGGGGAAAACAAAGAGGCGCAACAGCCTCTCTGTGAGCAGCGAGTTTCCCATGTCCATCTGTGTTGTGTGGGCAACCTGCTgacaccccccgccccctcccagGTTTGCGCTCCTCCGCTGCGCTGCCTGCGCAcggtgctccagccacaccgcAGGGGCTGCTTGCGCTGGCTGCAGCAAGCTTCAGAAGAACcaaagagggggaagaaaaaaccagGGATGCAATCAGAGACAGCCACGAGCAAAGTGCCCATGCCTTGTCCAATGGGACGCTTTTGCACGACCCTGGGCaatccctgcagccctgcggcAGTAAGAGAGCCCGTTTCCAGACTGCCTGGTGCAGTTTGGCCAAGACCTGGGCTCTCCCTGGGCCACCTGGCCTTATCTCTGCGCCCAGGCGCAGGTGGAAGTGCATCCAGGGTCTCAGCTCTGGAATAGAACACCCCCCTGGAAGGGGAAAGCATGCACGGGAgagctttccccagctttgcagcagccctggccgcCTCCCTTTGCCAGCCGCACCCTGCGGCACTGCTggcctctgcccagcctggcagggaggaCACGCAGTGACCACATCCCACTGGGtcgctgctcccagcctccagTGACGAGAACCACCCCAGCAATGATGCTACAGACGCCACACAGAGAACCAAGACGCTACCATCTCCTTGCAACGCAAACACCAGGAAAAGGCCCAAGTTCAagccaaaaaaaagcaaaagcatggtCATTAACCATCTCATCTCCCCAGCAGATGCCCACAGGAAGAAACGAAACTTGCAAAGGGAGCACTGGATGTGGTGCTTCTCTTTCCACCTCTGCTGTTAACTGGCGGGCATCCGTTCCCACCCTCCTCTCCACGCTCAGGTTCTCCACCCATAACACACGGAGCCGCAAGGGAGACTGTACTGCCTGGTCTGAGAcctggcaggcagggtgcagcccCGCGCggaggaagatgctgctgcctccacTCTTCTTAATCGCTAACCGAACCCCGTCCCGAGT
The genomic region above belongs to Falco peregrinus isolate bFalPer1 unplaced genomic scaffold, bFalPer1.pri scaffold_35, whole genome shotgun sequence and contains:
- the LOC129783357 gene encoding ribosome-binding protein 1-like isoform X2, yielding MDVYDPQMPNVVLFGGLMVVSAIGIFLVFTFMEKVLRPSEEALAKQGKGLKKTQQKEKEKKKKEEAVEKKGKGKKNQEKPNGQVPEAHQSAPVVSSVTIKKSNVLPAHEEQKHNGPVKKVAASKKKSEPAPADSDGPLHLPYKTLVSTVSSTVFGEGEAQRLIEILTEKAGIVQDTWHAELAAERAKATAVEGKLKEQLLAREQEMAAVQARVQASYQDHVSETQQLQGKIRTLQEQLENGPDTQLARLQQENSILSDAFCQIRSQMESKQNAEVARLQEWCGKLMNELSEKSEVLRQEEQLRKSWKMKVAALERQMEQLQEKLGKKKKRKNRGQAASELQERLKVTRDQLAKGRLKKCKEQLQETGEEDSVKEGTSV
- the LOC129783357 gene encoding ribosome-binding protein 1-like isoform X1: MDVYDPQMPNVVLFGGLMVVSAIGIFLVFTFMEKVLRPSEEALAKQGKGLKKTQQKEKEKKKKEEAVEKKGKGKKNQEKPNGQVPEAHQSAPVVSSVTIKKSNVLPAHEEQKHNGPVKKVAASKKKSEPAPADSDGPLHLPYKTLVSTVSSTVFGEGEAQRLIEILTEKAGIVQDTWHAELAAERAKATAVEGKLKEQLLAREQEMAAVQARVQASYQDHVSETQQLQGKIRTLQEQLENGPDTQLARLQQENSILSDAFCQIRSQMESKQNAEVARLQEWCGKLMNELSEKSEVLRQEEQLRKSWKMKVAALERQMEQLQEKLGKKKKRKNRGQAASELQERLKVTRDQLAKGRLKKCKEQLQETVLVVAAAIPPLGAGGGQGEARVRQWLKTGDKVALAARNHLGGFWEALGAQEMVAMVLPSQKAGPGPSVKRFDA